The sequence CCTCGTCGTGGCGCCCGGCGGGCTCGTCGCCCAGTGGCAGGACGAGCTGGCGGAGAAGTTCGGCCTCGACTTCGAGATCCTGACCCGGGACGCGATCGAGGCGAGCCGTACCGGCAACCCGCTCGCCGAGCGCGATCTCGTCATCGCCCGCCTCGACCACCTGTCGCGCAACGACGACATCCAGGAACGCCTCAAGGCGACCGAGTGGGACCTGGTCGTCGTCGACGAGGCGCACCGCATGTCCGCCCACTACGAAGGCGACGACGTGCGCGAGACCCGCCGCTACCGCCTCGGCAAGCTACTCGCTTCCACCACCCGCCACCTGCTGCTGCTCACCGCCACGCCGCATGCCGGCAAGGACGAGGACTTCCAGCTGTTCTTGGCCCTCCTGGACGCGGACCGCTTCGAAGGCCGGCGACGCTCGGCATCGGGACAGATCGACGCCACCGACCTGATGCGCCGGATGGTCAAGGAGAAGCTCCTTCGCTTCGACGGACGCCCCCTCTTCCCCGAGCGCCGTGCCTACACCGTCCCCTTCGAGCTCTCCGCGGCCGAGCAGGACCTCTACGAGGCGGTCACCACGTACGTGCGCGAGGAGATGAACCGCGCCGAGCGGCTCGCGTCGGGGCGACGCACCGTCGTCGGCTTCGCCCTCACCGTCCTCCAACGCCGCCTCGCGTCATCTCCCGAGGCGATCTACCAGTCCCTCGCTCGGCGCCGCAAGCGCCTCGAGGACCACCTGGCCGAGCTGCGCGCGCGAAGCGCCGGGTTCCTCGAGCCCGGCACCGGTGCCGAGCTCGCGCGTCTCGGACTGGGCGTCGAGGACCTCGACGCCGCCTCGTTCGACGACGGCGACCTCGACGCGGCGGAGCTCGAAGAGGCCGAGGAGCGCCTCGTCGATGAAGCGTCAGCTGCCGAGACGGCGGCCGAGCTCGAGGCCGAAATCGCGACGCTCGCCCATCTCGAGTCCCTCGCCCGAGGCGTGCTCGCCGCAGGCGATGACCGCAAGTGGACCGAGCTCGCGGGGCTGCTCGCCGAGGGCCAGGAGATGTTCAGCGCCTCGGGTGCCCGGCGCAAGCTCCTGATCTTCACCGAGCACCGCGACACCCTCAACTACCTGGTGCGCCGACTCGAAGGCTTCCTCGGCCGTCCCGAGGCGGTGGCCTCCATCCACGGTGGGATGCGCCGCGAGCAGCGCCGGGCGGCCCAGGAGGCCTTCACCTCCGATCCCGACTGCGTCGTGCTCGTCGCCACCGACGCAGCAGGCGAAGGCATCAACCTCCAGCGCGCCCATCTCGTCGTCAACTACGACCTCCCCTGGAACCCGAACCGCATCGAGCAGCGCTTCGGGCGGGTGCATCGCATCGGCCAGGAAGAGGTCTGCCACATGTGGAACCTCGTGGCGGCCGGTACGCGTGAGGGCCAGGTGTACGAGCTGCTGCTCCGCAAGCTCGACGAGCAGCGCCAGGCGCTCGGTGGCCAGGTCTTCGACGTGCTCGGCCGAGCCATGCCAGGTCGCACCCTCCGAGATCTCTTGATCGAGGCCATCCGCTACGGGGAGCGGCCCGACGTGCGAGCGCACCTCCAAGAGGTCATTGACGCGCACGTCGGCGAGGGGATCGGCGAGCTGATCGCCGAGGAAGCCCTCGCCTCCGAGGTGCTCTCCGAAGCCGATCTCACCCGCCTACGACTCCAGATGGAAGAGGCCGCGGCTCGTCGGCTCCAACCGCACTACGTGCACGCCTTCTTCGAGCGGGCGCTCAGCGCGCTCGGCGGGCGCCTCGTCGAGCGCGAACCGGAGCGCTACGAGGTCACCCACGTCCCCGCCGAGGTGCGCTCGGCGACGGTGCGTTCGGGCCGGTCGGTGCTGCGACGCTACGAGCGGATCTGTTTCGACAAGGCGCTCATCCACCAGCCTGGCCGTCCCCCTGCCGAGCTCGTGGCGCCCGGTCACCCCCTCTTGGATGCCGTCGTCGCTCTCACCATCGAACGCCACGGCTCGCTCCTGTCGTCGGGCGCGGTGCTCATCGACGACGCCGACCCGTCCGAGATCCCCCGGGTGCTCTGCTACCTGGAGCACACGATCACCGACGCACGTCCCGGCCCCGGCGAGGCCGACCACGTCGTGTCCAGGCGCTTCGAGTTCGTGAGCATCGATCGAGCGGGCACGGGCTCGCCGGGCGGATGGGCGCCGTACCTCGACTACCGTGCCGCCAGCCCCGACGAGCTCGCGATTACCAAGCGCATCCTCGCGGAGGACTGGCTGTCCGCGCCGGATCTCGAACGACGCGCGCTCGACTACGCCATCGAGCACATCGTCCCGGCACACCTCGCCGAGGTGAGCGCCCGGGTCGACGAACGCGTCGAGCGGACGATGGCGGCCGTACGGGCCAGGCTCACCCGAGAGATCAACTACTGGGACCAGCGCGCCGCCGTGCTCAAGGAACAGGCCGCCCAGGGCCGCCAGCCGAAGATGAACCCCGAGCGCGCCCAAGCCCGCGCGGATGAGCTCGCCGGTCGCCTGGAACGCCGGCTCGCCGAGCTCGAAGAAGAACGCCGGCTCCAAGCCCTGCCGCCCGTGCTCGTCGGGGCCGCACTCGTCATCCCCGCCGGCCTCCTCGCCGCGCTCGGCGACCCCGGCGCGGCGAGCACCAGCCATCTCGCACGCGAGACTCGGGCGATCGAGGAGCGGGCGATGCGCGCTGTGCTCGAGGTGGAGGCTCGGCTCGGGCGGCATGCCGAGGCGATGCCGCACGCCAACCCGGGCTTCGACATCCGCTCCATCGACACCGGCGGCCATCTGCTGCTCATCGAGGTCAAGGGCCGCATCGAAGGCTCCACCACCGTCAGTGTCACCCGAAACGAGATCCTCACCGGTCTCAACGCCGCTGACCACTACCTCCTGGCGCTCGTCGAGGTCCGCGGCGACGACACCTGCGAGGTCCGCTACCTGTACAACCCGTTCGCCGGAAAGTCGCGCCAGCTCCACTTCGCGGAACGCTCCACCACCTTCGACTGGGAGATGCTCTGGGACGTCGCGGAGGCGCCACGATGAGGTACCCAAGGAGGCCACGGTGATCGCCCAGGCCCAACGGCTGGCGCTCCAACAGTTCATCCGCGCCAAGCAGCTCGAGTGGCGCCAGGTCGGCTCCACTCGCCGGTGGGACACCGAGTCCCTCGCTAACGAGATCGCCACCGACGCCCGCTCTGCTCAGGTACAGCTGTGCGGCTTTTGGTACGGACCGACGGCGACCGAGATGCGCGAGATCCTCTCTCCCGTCTTCGCCTACCTCGGCTCTGGACCCGACCTCGCCCTCGTCAGCGCCGCCGTGGCGCTCGCCTGCCACAAGCGCCGGGTCCCGACCAACCCACTCGTGGCGATCGCCGATGCCATGGCAAGCACCTTGACGAAGGCGCAGAGCTGAGATGGCGCACGACGACATCCCTCGCCGCAAGCTCATCGAGGTCGCGCTCCCCCTCGAAGCGATCAACCGCGAGGCTGCACGAGAGAAGTCGATCCGCCACGGGCACCCCTCGACGCTGCATCTGTGGTGGGCACGCCGACCTCTCGCGGCGTGCCGGGCCGTGCTCTTCGCCCAGCTCGTCGACGACCCCTCTGCGCATCCCGATCGCTTCCCGACCGAGGAAGCCCAAGACCAGGAACGCCAGCGGCTCTTCCGACTGATCGAACGGCTCGTCCCCTGGGAAGCCACGCAGGACGAGAAGGTCCTCGAGGAGGCCCGCGAGGAGATCCGACGCTCCTGCGGGGACGATCTCCTTGAGGTCCTCGACCCGTTCTGCGGCGGTGGGTCGATCCCCCTCGAAGCACAACGCCTCGGCCTCGTCGCGCATGGAAGCGACTTGAACCCGGTCGCCGTGCTCATCACGAAGGCGCTCATCGAGCTGCCTTCCCGCTTCGCCAACCGCCCACCGGTCCACCCCAGGGATGGGGACGGGCGCCTCGCCGTCCGATCTTGGCTCGGCGCCCAGGGCCTCGCCGAGGACGTCCGCTACTACGGCGCCTGGATGCGCGAGGAAGCGGAGCGGCGCATCGGCCACCTCTACCCTCTGGCGACCCTCCCCGACGGGCGCAAGGCCACCGTCATCGCCTGGATCTGGGCCCGCACGGTCACCTGCCCCAACCCAGCTTGTAGAGCCACGATGCCGCTCGTCCGCTCCTTCTGGCTCGGCAAGAAGAAGGGCAAGGAAGCCTGGGTCCAACCGGTGGTCGAGGACGGCGGGGTGCGCTTTGAGATCGGCCATGGCCGCGCAAGCCCGCCTATCGAACGCACGGTGTCACGGACGGGGGCTACCTGCCTGGTGTGCAACACCCCGGTTCCCCTCGCCTACATCCGGACCGAGGGAAAGGCCGGACGAATGGGCGCCCAGCTCATGGCCATCGTGGCCGAAGGGAACCGTGAGCGCCTCTACCTTCCGCCCGACCCCGAGCACGAGAAAGCCGCCGACGTGCCGCGTCCCGAGGGTGTGCCAGAGACGGAGATTCCATATAACCCGCGGTACCTCACCGCTCCCAACTATGGCATGACCCACCATGCTGATCTCTTCACCAACCGGCAGCTCACTGCGCTCGTCACCTTCTCGGATTTGGTCGCCGAAGCGCGGCAGCGCGTGATCGAGGACGGAGGTGCGCCGGAGTACGCGGATGCGGTCGCAACGTACCTGGCGTTCGTCGTGAGCCGCAGCGTGGACTATTCGTCCATTCTCTGCTCATGGCACTCGCCGGGCGAAAAAATGAGAAACACGTTCGCCCGCCAAGCACTTCCCATGGTCTGGGACTACGCCGAGGCCAACCTCTTCAGTGACTCGACCGGGAATATCTCCGGCGCACTCGAATGGGTGGCGGAGGTGATCGACGGTGTGCCAACGACTGCTCTTGGTTCGGCCGCGCAGTGCGATGCAACTGCTCAGGCATCCATGCCAGTGCAGCGGCTGGCGATCTCCACCGACCCCCCCTATTACGACAACATCGGGTATGCCGATCTCGCCGACTTCTTCTACGTCTGGCTCCGACGGTCGCTCGCACCGGCGTATCCTGCCTTCTTTTCCACCGTGCTCACGCCGAAGGCCGCTGAGCTCGTGGCCGATCCGTTCCGAAGTGATGGCGACAAGGACAAGTCCGAACAGCACTTCGAGACGGGATTCGAGAAGGCGTTCACCAACCTGTGGAACGCGGCTCACCCGGATATCCCATTGACGGTCTTCTATGCGTTTAAACAGTCCGAGCACGACGACAGAGGCGTCGCTTCTACCGGTTGGGAGACCATGTTGGCCGGCCTCCTTCGCGCCGGCTTCACCGTTACCGCAACCTGGCCAATGCGGACGGAGCTCGGCAATCGTATGCGCAACCAGGCGAGCAATGCACTTGCTTCGTCGATCGTCCTAGCCTGCCGTCCGCGAAGTGAGACAGCTGGCATCACGGATCGCAGAGGCTTCCTCGCCGCGCTCCACGCGGAGCTGCCGAGGGCTCTCCGCGACCTTCAGCAGGGAAATATCGCACCCGTCGACCTCGCCCAGGCGGCGATCGGCCCAGGGATGGCGGTGTTCTCCCGTTACACCAAGGTGGTCGAGCCCACCGGTGAGCCGATGCCTGTACGGAGTGCGCTCGCGCTCATCAACCAGGTGCTCGACGAGGTCCTCGCCGAGCAAGAGGGGGAGTTCGACGCGGATACCCGCTTTGCCATCAAGTGGTTCGAGCAGTACGGCTTCGACGAGGCGGGCTACGACCCGGCCGAAGGTCTCGCTCGGGCGATGAATGTGTCCGTGAAAGGGTTGGAGGACGCGGGCATCCTCGTCGCCCGAGCCGGCCGGGTACGCCTGCTGCACCGAAGCGAGCTGGACCCTGACTGGGACCCGGCGACCGACACCCGAATGGCGGTGTGGGAGGTGACCCAGCAGCTCGTGCGAGCGCTCTGGGACGAGGGCAGCGAGGCGAGGACCGGCGAGCTCGTCCGCCGTCTCGGTGGAGTTGGCGAGGTGGCCCGGGATCTCGCCTACCGCCTCTATTCGATCTGCGAGCGACGCGGCTGGGCGGACGATGCGCTCGGGTTCAACGCGCTCGTCACTTCGTGGCCGGAGATCGCCCGTCGGGCCGCGTCGGCGACATCGGTCCAGCCGGAGCTTGGCCAATGAGCCCCGTCGCCTACGAGGTGCGAGGCGGCAAGGCCATCTACGACGGCCGGACGCTTGTCGAATGGGTACCCGAGATCGTCGATGCGCTCGTGGCAGCCTGCGACCCCGAAGAAGTCCTTCTCTTCGGGTCCGTGGCGCGAGGCGACGACGGCCCGGATTCGGACCTCGATCTGATGGTGGTGTGCTCCTCCATCGACTACACCAGGCGCCACGCGCTCGAGGCGCAGCTCTATGCCGCGATTGGCGGCCGTGTGCCGGTCCAGCTCTTCGTCACCGACCGCCGTGAGTGCGAACGCCGCCGCGA comes from Acidimicrobiales bacterium and encodes:
- a CDS encoding nucleotidyltransferase domain-containing protein, producing the protein MSPVAYEVRGGKAIYDGRTLVEWVPEIVDALVAACDPEEVLLFGSVARGDDGPDSDLDLMVVCSSIDYTRRHALEAQLYAAIGGRVPVQLFVTDRRECERRRDVVGSMHYWPLREGRVVYARAA
- a CDS encoding DUF1156 domain-containing protein; protein product: MAHDDIPRRKLIEVALPLEAINREAAREKSIRHGHPSTLHLWWARRPLAACRAVLFAQLVDDPSAHPDRFPTEEAQDQERQRLFRLIERLVPWEATQDEKVLEEAREEIRRSCGDDLLEVLDPFCGGGSIPLEAQRLGLVAHGSDLNPVAVLITKALIELPSRFANRPPVHPRDGDGRLAVRSWLGAQGLAEDVRYYGAWMREEAERRIGHLYPLATLPDGRKATVIAWIWARTVTCPNPACRATMPLVRSFWLGKKKGKEAWVQPVVEDGGVRFEIGHGRASPPIERTVSRTGATCLVCNTPVPLAYIRTEGKAGRMGAQLMAIVAEGNRERLYLPPDPEHEKAADVPRPEGVPETEIPYNPRYLTAPNYGMTHHADLFTNRQLTALVTFSDLVAEARQRVIEDGGAPEYADAVATYLAFVVSRSVDYSSILCSWHSPGEKMRNTFARQALPMVWDYAEANLFSDSTGNISGALEWVAEVIDGVPTTALGSAAQCDATAQASMPVQRLAISTDPPYYDNIGYADLADFFYVWLRRSLAPAYPAFFSTVLTPKAAELVADPFRSDGDKDKSEQHFETGFEKAFTNLWNAAHPDIPLTVFYAFKQSEHDDRGVASTGWETMLAGLLRAGFTVTATWPMRTELGNRMRNQASNALASSIVLACRPRSETAGITDRRGFLAALHAELPRALRDLQQGNIAPVDLAQAAIGPGMAVFSRYTKVVEPTGEPMPVRSALALINQVLDEVLAEQEGEFDADTRFAIKWFEQYGFDEAGYDPAEGLARAMNVSVKGLEDAGILVARAGRVRLLHRSELDPDWDPATDTRMAVWEVTQQLVRALWDEGSEARTGELVRRLGGVGEVARDLAYRLYSICERRGWADDALGFNALVTSWPEIARRAASATSVQPELGQ
- a CDS encoding helicase-related protein gives rise to the protein MSARLEDLVPGAVIGGILPARDVTAVALSWHGSSAVTLTYRDPDGRVGERLLYRSDEQALAVRGTGSRFRFDADGELFTLVSEARRIRLAHLFDPLLAVHLSLVEPLPHQIRAVYGELLPRQPLRFVLADDPGAGKTIMAGLYIKELLLRSDVARCLVVAPGGLVAQWQDELAEKFGLDFEILTRDAIEASRTGNPLAERDLVIARLDHLSRNDDIQERLKATEWDLVVVDEAHRMSAHYEGDDVRETRRYRLGKLLASTTRHLLLLTATPHAGKDEDFQLFLALLDADRFEGRRRSASGQIDATDLMRRMVKEKLLRFDGRPLFPERRAYTVPFELSAAEQDLYEAVTTYVREEMNRAERLASGRRTVVGFALTVLQRRLASSPEAIYQSLARRRKRLEDHLAELRARSAGFLEPGTGAELARLGLGVEDLDAASFDDGDLDAAELEEAEERLVDEASAAETAAELEAEIATLAHLESLARGVLAAGDDRKWTELAGLLAEGQEMFSASGARRKLLIFTEHRDTLNYLVRRLEGFLGRPEAVASIHGGMRREQRRAAQEAFTSDPDCVVLVATDAAGEGINLQRAHLVVNYDLPWNPNRIEQRFGRVHRIGQEEVCHMWNLVAAGTREGQVYELLLRKLDEQRQALGGQVFDVLGRAMPGRTLRDLLIEAIRYGERPDVRAHLQEVIDAHVGEGIGELIAEEALASEVLSEADLTRLRLQMEEAAARRLQPHYVHAFFERALSALGGRLVEREPERYEVTHVPAEVRSATVRSGRSVLRRYERICFDKALIHQPGRPPAELVAPGHPLLDAVVALTIERHGSLLSSGAVLIDDADPSEIPRVLCYLEHTITDARPGPGEADHVVSRRFEFVSIDRAGTGSPGGWAPYLDYRAASPDELAITKRILAEDWLSAPDLERRALDYAIEHIVPAHLAEVSARVDERVERTMAAVRARLTREINYWDQRAAVLKEQAAQGRQPKMNPERAQARADELAGRLERRLAELEEERRLQALPPVLVGAALVIPAGLLAALGDPGAASTSHLARETRAIEERAMRAVLEVEARLGRHAEAMPHANPGFDIRSIDTGGHLLLIEVKGRIEGSTTVSVTRNEILTGLNAADHYLLALVEVRGDDTCEVRYLYNPFAGKSRQLHFAERSTTFDWEMLWDVAEAPR